A single window of Symphalangus syndactylus isolate Jambi chromosome 4, NHGRI_mSymSyn1-v2.1_pri, whole genome shotgun sequence DNA harbors:
- the IL15 gene encoding interleukin-15 isoform X3, which produces MVLGTIDLCSCFSAGLPKTEANWVNVISDLKKIEDLIQSMHIDATLYTESDVHPSCKVTAMKCFLLELQVISHESGDTSIHDTVENLIILANNSLSSNGNVTESGCKECEELEEKNIKEFLQSFVHIVQMFINTS; this is translated from the exons ATGGTATTGGGAACCATAGATTTGTGCAG CTGTTTCAGTGCAGGGCTTCCTAAAACAGAAGCCAACTGGGTGAATGTAATAAGtgatttgaaaaaaattgaagatctTATTCAA TCTATGCATATTGATGCTACTTTGTATACAGAAAGTGATGTTCAC ccCAGTTGCAAAGTAACAGCAATGAAGTGCTTTCTCTTAGAGTTACAAGTTATTTCACATGAGTCCGGAGATACAAGTATTCATGATACAGTAGAAAATCTTATCATCCTAGCAAACAACAGTTTGTCTTCTAATGGG AATGTAACAGAATCTGGATGCAAAGAATGTGAGgaactggaggaaaaaaatattaaagaatttttGCAGAGTTTTGTACATATtgtccaaatgttcatcaacactTCTTGA
- the IL15 gene encoding interleukin-15 isoform X2, producing MRISKPHLRSISIQCYLCLLLNSHFLTEAGIHVFILGCFSAGLPKTEANWVNVISDLKKIEDLIQSMHIDATLYTESDVHPSCKVTAMKCFLLELQVISHESGDTSIHDTVENLIILANNSLSSNGNVTESGCKECEELEEKNIKEFLQSFVHIVQMFINTS from the exons ATGAGAATTTcg AAACCACATTTGAGAAGTATTTCCATCCAGTGCTACTTGTGTTTACTTCTAAACAGTCATTTTCTAACTGAAGCTGGCATTCATGTCTTCATTTTGGG CTGTTTCAGTGCAGGGCTTCCTAAAACAGAAGCCAACTGGGTGAATGTAATAAGtgatttgaaaaaaattgaagatctTATTCAA TCTATGCATATTGATGCTACTTTGTATACAGAAAGTGATGTTCAC ccCAGTTGCAAAGTAACAGCAATGAAGTGCTTTCTCTTAGAGTTACAAGTTATTTCACATGAGTCCGGAGATACAAGTATTCATGATACAGTAGAAAATCTTATCATCCTAGCAAACAACAGTTTGTCTTCTAATGGG AATGTAACAGAATCTGGATGCAAAGAATGTGAGgaactggaggaaaaaaatattaaagaatttttGCAGAGTTTTGTACATATtgtccaaatgttcatcaacactTCTTGA